In a genomic window of Flavobacterium sp. KACC 22761:
- a CDS encoding outer membrane beta-barrel family protein: MRQTILLLFCFLFLSTTLQAQKLGTVKGYVTDTINHSTLTKASVSLLRAQDSILVKFTRAKENGYFELNNIKAGKFILLVSYPKYADFVDQFAVDSTKLIKDYGKINLEDRGKILSEIIIKGNRAAMKIKGDTLEFDPKAFKIEPNAKVEDLIKQFPGIQIDKDGKITAQGETVTKVLVDGEEFFGDDPTLVTKNLRADMVDKVQLYDKKSDQAAFTGIDDGQKTKTLNVKLKEDKKNGHFGKVELGGGTDKFYKGQAMFNKFWDKKKLAAYGIFGNTGQVGLGWGDKDKYGQSSYQVTDDGGIYFTNNGNDEFDSWDGQFNGEGIPVTQTGGIHFDNKWNKDKESINVNYKIGDIKLTGNRNDINQQNLSSSSIYNTSDKNFEKNMTKNKLDLTYEIKIDTTLTLKLNVDGLFKKSNSSEAEARKGTDEQGNQLNNLKQTTTNDVDDKAFNFNALLTKRFKKTGRTLSLNLSQSNTDSKSDGYLNSRAEFFTPSVISPDSTKVVDQNKVNTISNTAFKSNLIYTEPLSKSLSVILNYGFNISNGKSDRKSFNQDANGDYTVLDSIFSNNYELDQTINQLGAIFNYKKNKTVFNIGSKFSGVNFRQYDVYRDNSFKRKFINYMPQITYQYNFKQRESLRLSYNGNSDQPTLEQIQPIPNNQNPLNTILGNPDLDPSFKNNLRGSYYSYKVLSNQYFSINGSYNFTLNPIISNVITNDRGQSISQFVNLKDKAATSYYLNGNFGKTIKAIDMSAGIGLSANKNVNYNYINTKLNQTKNSTYSFNFNLSKYKEKKYNLNASFGPTYNVADASINQNSDSNGWGFNGNFWSSVQLPFKLEISTDGNYQYNGKTQVIQESFERFIWNASVTKKFLKSDNLRVSITGRDLLNQNLGFNRSAFNGNISQSTYTTIQRYFMFSVSWDFSKMGGGEIKQN, translated from the coding sequence ATGAGACAAACAATTCTATTATTATTTTGCTTTCTTTTTTTATCGACTACTTTACAAGCACAAAAATTAGGCACAGTTAAAGGATATGTAACAGATACCATAAACCATTCTACTTTAACCAAGGCATCAGTCTCTTTGTTGAGAGCACAAGATTCTATTTTAGTAAAATTTACCAGAGCCAAAGAAAATGGTTATTTTGAGTTGAATAATATTAAAGCTGGTAAATTTATTTTATTGGTTTCTTATCCTAAATATGCTGATTTTGTAGATCAATTTGCTGTTGATTCCACAAAGTTAATCAAGGATTATGGCAAAATTAATTTAGAAGATAGAGGAAAAATACTATCCGAAATAATTATCAAAGGCAATAGAGCCGCCATGAAAATCAAAGGAGACACGTTAGAATTTGATCCAAAAGCATTTAAAATAGAACCTAATGCAAAAGTGGAAGATTTGATAAAACAATTCCCAGGAATACAAATTGATAAGGATGGAAAAATTACTGCTCAAGGCGAAACTGTAACCAAAGTTTTGGTTGATGGTGAAGAATTTTTTGGTGATGATCCCACTTTAGTTACAAAAAATCTACGTGCGGATATGGTTGATAAAGTACAATTGTACGACAAAAAAAGTGATCAAGCCGCTTTTACGGGAATTGATGATGGCCAGAAAACCAAAACGCTGAATGTGAAACTTAAAGAAGACAAAAAAAATGGTCATTTCGGGAAAGTAGAACTCGGAGGAGGAACGGATAAGTTCTACAAAGGTCAAGCCATGTTTAATAAGTTTTGGGATAAGAAAAAATTGGCAGCTTATGGCATTTTTGGTAACACAGGACAAGTAGGATTAGGATGGGGAGATAAAGATAAATATGGACAAAGCAGTTATCAGGTAACTGATGACGGCGGTATTTATTTTACAAACAATGGAAATGATGAATTTGACAGTTGGGACGGACAATTTAATGGTGAAGGAATTCCAGTAACTCAAACTGGCGGAATACATTTTGACAATAAATGGAACAAGGATAAAGAATCTATCAATGTTAATTATAAAATTGGTGATATCAAACTTACAGGAAACCGCAATGATATTAACCAGCAAAATTTAAGCTCTAGCAGTATTTATAATACTTCAGACAAAAATTTTGAGAAAAACATGACTAAAAACAAACTTGATCTCACTTATGAAATTAAAATCGATACTACTTTAACTTTAAAATTAAATGTAGATGGATTATTTAAAAAGAGTAATTCAAGTGAAGCAGAAGCGCGAAAAGGTACCGACGAACAAGGTAATCAACTCAATAATTTGAAACAGACAACTACAAACGATGTTGATGATAAAGCATTTAATTTTAATGCTTTATTAACCAAAAGATTCAAAAAAACAGGGCGAACATTATCTCTTAATTTAAGTCAATCAAATACAGATAGTAAAAGTGATGGTTATTTAAATTCGAGAGCTGAGTTTTTTACACCATCTGTAATTAGTCCAGACAGCACCAAAGTAGTCGATCAAAACAAAGTCAATACTATTAGCAATACAGCTTTTAAATCAAATTTAATCTATACTGAACCGCTATCCAAAAGTCTATCTGTAATTCTTAATTACGGATTCAACATTAGCAACGGGAAATCTGATCGTAAATCTTTTAATCAAGATGCAAATGGGGATTATACTGTTTTAGATTCCATCTTTAGTAATAATTATGAATTGGACCAAACGATAAACCAACTTGGAGCTATTTTTAATTACAAGAAAAACAAAACTGTTTTTAATATTGGTTCAAAATTTAGCGGTGTAAACTTTAGACAATATGATGTTTATAGAGATAATTCTTTTAAGCGAAAATTTATCAACTATATGCCTCAGATAACCTATCAATATAATTTTAAACAAAGAGAATCACTGCGTTTGTCATATAACGGAAACAGCGATCAACCAACATTAGAACAAATACAACCGATACCAAATAATCAAAATCCATTGAATACAATTTTGGGTAATCCAGATTTAGATCCTTCTTTCAAGAATAATCTTAGAGGTAGTTATTATTCATACAAAGTACTCAGCAATCAGTATTTTTCGATTAATGGATCGTATAATTTTACGCTAAATCCAATAATAAGTAATGTAATTACAAATGATAGAGGACAAAGTATTTCTCAATTTGTAAACCTAAAAGACAAAGCTGCAACAAGCTATTATTTGAATGGTAATTTTGGCAAAACAATCAAAGCCATAGACATGTCGGCAGGAATTGGTTTAAGCGCCAATAAAAATGTAAATTATAATTACATCAATACAAAACTGAATCAAACTAAAAATTCAACTTATTCCTTTAATTTTAACTTATCGAAGTATAAAGAAAAAAAATACAACTTAAATGCTAGCTTCGGACCTACTTATAACGTTGCTGATGCAAGCATCAACCAAAATAGTGATAGTAATGGCTGGGGATTTAATGGAAATTTCTGGTCTAGTGTACAATTGCCTTTCAAGCTAGAAATTAGTACCGATGGTAATTATCAATATAATGGAAAAACGCAAGTGATTCAGGAAAGTTTTGAACGTTTTATTTGGAATGCCTCAGTCACCAAAAAATTCTTAAAATCAGATAATTTAAGAGTTTCTATAACAGGAAGAGATCTTTTGAACCAAAATTTAGGATTTAATCGTTCTGCATTCAATGGAAATATCAGCCAAAGTACGTACACGACTATCCAAAGATATTTTATGTTCTCTGTAAGCTGGGATTTCAGCAAAATGGGCGGAGGAGAAATTAAACAAAACTAA
- a CDS encoding outer membrane beta-barrel protein, translating to MKIKIAIAIFLLCSSMQAQEINMKLSGGSSGILYESSEGNGNLKAGGGIGIGYTYFLNNHWGINTGIDVLYNQNTFKLNEVTTINSYEVDDQMTAFEYRVSPKNYQEKQYFVSFAIPILLQYRTEISSQSQWYLGFGGKVLFPRKQNIKASADELQLSGYYPDSDLVIDDLPSHGFGKVDNWEDKTAANLKTSFLVSLETGLTFKLKENLQLYTGVFADYGFSDLAKNTDNSNIVLYDPKGIENTQANGVSSNKTIVQNSNYFSAGLQIKLGFSFIKPKEIK from the coding sequence ATGAAAATCAAAATAGCAATCGCGATATTTTTATTATGTAGTTCGATGCAAGCACAGGAAATTAATATGAAACTTAGTGGGGGTTCATCAGGAATTCTTTATGAAAGTTCTGAAGGAAATGGGAATCTAAAAGCTGGCGGAGGTATTGGAATTGGATATACTTATTTCTTAAATAATCATTGGGGAATTAATACAGGAATAGATGTTTTGTATAATCAAAATACGTTTAAGTTGAATGAAGTAACAACTATCAATTCTTATGAAGTAGATGACCAAATGACGGCATTCGAATACAGAGTTTCACCGAAAAATTATCAGGAAAAACAGTATTTTGTTTCTTTCGCTATTCCAATTCTTTTGCAATACAGAACAGAAATCTCAAGCCAATCACAATGGTATTTGGGCTTTGGCGGAAAGGTTTTATTTCCACGAAAACAAAATATAAAAGCTTCTGCCGATGAATTACAGCTAAGCGGTTATTATCCAGATTCAGATCTTGTTATTGATGATTTGCCTTCGCATGGATTTGGGAAAGTCGATAATTGGGAAGATAAAACAGCAGCAAATCTTAAGACTTCGTTTTTGGTAAGTTTAGAAACAGGTTTAACTTTCAAGCTAAAAGAAAATTTACAGCTTTATACAGGTGTTTTTGCTGATTACGGTTTTTCTGATCTAGCAAAAAATACAGATAACAGCAATATCGTTTTGTATGACCCAAAAGGAATCGAAAATACACAAGCAAATGGTGTTTCGAGTAATAAAACAATAGTACAAAACAGCAATTATTTTTCTGCAGGGTTACAAATTAAATTAGGTTTTTCATTTATAAAACCAAAGGAAATTAAGTAA
- a CDS encoding GLPGLI family protein has product MKTMINRILILIIVLASCNTFAQNDQLVQNDHFVQNGIIEFEKKSNMYALITKKIKGETESYYKLAFESYKKNNPQFKTTKSTLTFSKNKSLYKWNETIESASNNSWIADDAMANLKNIIATDLDTQTSITQKNVYDDLYLVKDSLRKINWKITDETREIAGYECRRANAIVLDSVYVVAYYTIQIPFSGGPESFTGLPGTILGLALPHENMTWFATKVTEIPVSDKDLAPPIKGKPTDNKELNKILLDALKNWGKWARKTLQAYSL; this is encoded by the coding sequence ATGAAAACAATGATAAATCGCATCTTAATTTTAATAATTGTATTGGCAAGCTGTAATACTTTTGCACAAAATGATCAATTAGTACAAAATGATCACTTTGTACAAAATGGCATAATCGAATTTGAAAAAAAATCAAATATGTACGCTTTGATTACAAAAAAAATAAAAGGAGAAACGGAAAGCTATTATAAATTAGCTTTTGAAAGTTACAAAAAAAACAATCCACAATTTAAAACTACAAAGAGCACACTCACCTTTTCAAAAAACAAAAGTTTATATAAATGGAATGAAACCATTGAATCAGCAAGCAACAACAGTTGGATTGCTGATGACGCAATGGCTAATTTAAAAAATATTATCGCCACAGATCTAGATACCCAAACCAGCATTACCCAAAAAAACGTTTACGATGATTTATATTTAGTTAAAGATAGTTTGCGCAAAATTAACTGGAAAATTACTGATGAAACAAGAGAAATTGCAGGTTATGAATGTCGCAGAGCAAATGCTATAGTTCTGGATTCTGTTTATGTTGTTGCCTATTACACCATTCAAATTCCATTCTCAGGTGGTCCTGAATCTTTTACAGGCTTACCTGGAACAATTTTAGGCTTGGCTTTGCCACATGAAAACATGACCTGGTTTGCCACAAAAGTTACTGAAATTCCAGTTTCTGACAAAGATTTAGCTCCACCAATTAAAGGAAAACCAACTGACAATAAAGAATTAAACAAAATACTTTTGGATGCTTTGAAAAACTGGGGAAAATGGGCACGAAAAACATTACAAGCCTATTCCTTGTAA